In one window of Salvia miltiorrhiza cultivar Shanhuang (shh) unplaced genomic scaffold, IMPLAD_Smil_shh original_scaffold_326, whole genome shotgun sequence DNA:
- the LOC131004131 gene encoding uncharacterized protein LOC131004131, whose amino-acid sequence MPLQKYTNAIRQLAYGGPADHYDEYLQVSETTWYECLRHFCRGVIEVFGAHYLRRPTVDDCQRLMEMHEQRHDFPGMLGSFDWSNNDINVLNQSPLFNDVLQGQAPSIPFTVNGTQYDHGYYLTDDIYPEWATFVKSFQHPQDPKRRKFKKMQEAARKDVERAFGVLQPPSPLLPSSPALSTLTPPPSFDSLFSLPELPFPSLSTPHVLLPPHSQLLFLHHRCPTDPLLQFA is encoded by the exons ATGCCACTACAAAAATACACAAATGCGATTAGACAGTTGGCATATGGTGGCCCAGCTGATCACTACGATGAGTACTTGCAGGTTTCTGAAACAACATGGTACGAGTGCTTGCGCCACTTCTGTCGAGGTGTTATTGAGGTTTTCGGTGCACACTACTTGAGGCGGCCAACCGTTGATGACTGTCAGCGCTTGATGGAAATGCACGAGCAGAGGCATGACTTTCCTGGAATGCTCGGGAGTTTTGATT GGTCCAACAATGATATAAACGTGCTTAATCAGTCTCCACTATTCAACGACGTTCTACAAGGGCAAGCGCCTTCCATCCCATTCACCGTAAATGGCACGCAATATGACCATGGATACTACCTAACAGACGATATATATCCTGAGTGGGCAACTTTTGTCAAGAGCTTCCAACATCCTCAAGATCCAAAAAGAAGGAAGTTCAAGAAAATGCAAGAAGCTGCGAGGAAGGATGTAGAACGCGCATTTGGGGTTCTCCAACCTCCATCGCCGCTGCTACCTTCGTCCCCTGCCCTTTCAACCCTAACACCGCCTCCCTCCTTCGATTCTCTTTTCTCACTACCTGAATTGccctttccctctctctctacccCACACGTTCTACTACCCCCTCACTCGCAGCTCCTCTTCCTCCACCACCGCTGCCCCACCGACCCTCTCCTCCAATTCGCCTAA